In Marasmius oreades isolate 03SP1 chromosome 1, whole genome shotgun sequence, one DNA window encodes the following:
- a CDS encoding uncharacterized protein (BUSCO:EOG09261PNZ), whose translation MLGDDEDVFDSVTWDSTTAAPYEVVPSSSGPGFRQDNAGANEPGPHEPKWEGYLITSVQDPMKELAETKDAYVSYLVLAKTNLPIFSTPNTSARRRFQDFLFLREHLVKDFPACVVPQLPGKHRLEYITGDRFSPEFMERRRLDLHRFLQRLSRHPTLQRSTLVRAFFESTEWHVHMHQHVAHPPGPETSTGIVDNITDTLLNAFSRVRKPDERFVDMRDTVDKFEEGLVLSERLWTRVRGRTSDLTADYHDLAVAVQGLGFLESGITDPLNHFSNTLLEFSALLRHLNQTTTDPFLAHLHSLLSYSHANRAVLKLRDQKQLDFEELSDYLSGVTAERDRLAAIISGHAGSTGLGLGAYLKDRVDALRGTDDDRSRVERMRKLDVKIKELQDAVTTAHETSDAFSDETLREQTIFQHAKEAEMKEMLGKLADGQIEFYKAAMEEWDRIIPVIQRIRVDV comes from the exons ATGCTtggtgacgatgaggacGTTTTCGACAGCGTAACGTGGGATTCTACTACCGCCGCACCCTATGAAGTTGTACCGTCGTCGTCAGGCCCTGGATTCAGACAGGACAATGCAGGAGCCAATGAACCAGGCCCTCATGAACCTAAGTGGGAAGGATACCTCATTACTTCAGTTCAAGATCCTATGAAGGAGCTGGCAGAGACAAAGGACGCTTATGTTTCGTATTTGGTTTTGGCAAAG ACGAATCTCCCTATTTTCTCAACGCCGAATACCTCTGCAAGAAGGCGATTCCAGGACTTTTTGTTCTTAAGAGAACATCTTGTGAAGGACTTTCCGGCATGTGTAGTTCCTCAATTACCAGGCAAACACCGGTTAG AGTATATCACTGGAGATAGATTTAGCCCAGAGTTTATGGAAAGAAGGCGGTTGGA TCTCCATCGATTCTTACAACGTTTATCTCGTCATCCAACTCTTCAGCGAAGTACATTGGTCCGTGCTTTCTTCGAATCGACGGAATGG CACGTCCATATGCACCAACATGTCGCCCATCCTCCTGGCCCTGAAACTTCAACCGGTATTGTGGACAACATCACCGACACGCTTCTCAACGCCTTTTCTCGTGTCCGGAAGCCCGACGAGAGATTTGTGGACATGCGCGATACTGTGGACAAGTTTGAAGAAGGTCTCGTTCTCTCCGAACGTTTGTGGACTAGAGTTCGAGGTCGAACAAGTG ACCTCACAGCGGACTATCATGATTTAGCCGTTGCTGTTCAAGGTCTTGGTTTCCTAGAATCCGGTATAACAGACCCCCTCAACCATTTCTCCAATACTCTCTTGGAATTTTCCGCGCTTTTAAGACATCTC AATCAAACAACGACTGATCCCTTCCTCGCCCATCTTCATTCACTCCTGTCTTACTCTCATGCCAACAGAGCCGTTCTCAAATTGCGAGATCAGAAACAACTCGATTTCGAGGAGCTCTCGGATTATTTATCTGGGGTGACAGCGGAGCGCGATAGGTTAGCAGCGATTATAAGTGGGCATGCTGGAAGTACCGGGCTGGGACTTGGTGCATACCTTAAGGACCGCGTCGACGCTCTTCGAGGGACAGACGATGACAGGAGCAGGGtggagaggatgaggaagttGGATGTCAAGATCAAAGAG CTTCAAGATGCTGTTACAACTGCGCATGAGACCTCTGATGCGTTTAGTGACGAAACCCTTCGAGAACAGACGATATTCCAGCATGCTAAAGAGGCAGAGATGAAGGAAATGCTAGGGAAACTCGCCGACGGACAGATCGAATTTTACAAAGCA GCAATGGAGGAATGGGATAGGATAATACCCGTCATCCAACGCATACGTGTGGACGTCTAG
- a CDS encoding uncharacterized protein (BUSCO:EOG092625OH), whose protein sequence is MVQVIDRLSFYQTFLTLAFARFCFAYEVPVLDKDYDRQICSGMWASAKTYINVTFDESSQGQLAMVIYEWTDSPHLGKITSMYDDTLPKTYICTTSAVTGGYCSTDELGHFILDLPAGKTINDTSFWSARVELPGSHGSRGGEGAELSTSPLWNSRRGILTPLKSDYDPPWRRTGENVSPTGIYYYNQSIQYLVRKTGYYCVAMIPVTVRNIATRQTDGPHPSYKGTVLFRNKFDGKLPATDYPKVNFYFAMFLVYSAVAAAWAWLCYKHVQDILPLQYYLSGLVGLLVIEMVANWAYYRYLNAHGKSTASTVFLIVVAVLDAARNSMSFFMLLVVSLGLSVVRVSLERTMLKCQALAGAHFIFGILYAIGIVELELESTSGLVLLLFVIPLAFTLSGFLMWIMYALNATITQLRTRKQKYKLAMFEKLNYVLMFSVFIILIFFVVSSFSFSGRLAEDYAAKSWKMRWWLLDGWLSLLYLVSFSIIAYLWRPSENNRRLAMFDEIAQNEEDAEDYDLEAIEHRTRAREDDETMPVGGQRGSGPVAEDHVVFEIGDEDPGSDDEHTPSYRRLERSSGEQDNGGEDERKRLMHGRDD, encoded by the exons ATGGTCCAGGTCATCGACCGTCTCAGTTTCTATCAGACTTTCTTGACACTTGCATTTGCTCGTTTTTGTTTTGCTTATGAAGTTCCTGTGTTAGACAAAG ATTATGACCGTCAAATATGTAGTGGGATGTGGGCTAGTGCCAAGACTTATATCAATG TGACTTTTGATGAAAGCTCCCAAGGCCAGTTAGCCATGGTGATCTACGAGTGGACAGACTCCCCACACCTCGGAAAAATCACGTCCATGTACGACGACACACTTCCT AAAACATACATATGCACGACCAGTGCCGTCACTGGCGGATACTGTTCAACAGACGAGCTTGGTCATTTCATTCTGGACCTACCCGCCGGGAAGACGATCAACGACACTAGTTTTTGGTCTGCTAGGGTTGAACTTCCAGGAAGTCACGGTTCAAGAGGTGGCGAAGGCGCGGAATTATCTACTAGTCCACTTTGGAATAGCCGCAGAGGAATTCTCACACCTCTCAAAAGTGACTACGACCCGCCGTGGAGAAGAACCGGTGAAAATGTCAGCCCAACAGGTATTTACTACTACAACCAGTCTATCCAATATCTTGTCCGGAAAACAGGTTATTATTGTGTTG CGATGATACCAGTTACAGTCAGAAATATCGCGACACGTCAGACAGACGGGCCACATCCATCATACAAAGGCACAGTCTTGTTCCGCAATAAATTCGATGGCAAGCTACCAGCGACGGATTACCCCAAAGTAAAC TTTTACTTCGCCATGTTTCTAGTTTATTCAGCGGTTGccgcagcttgggcttggcTGTGCTACAAGCATGTTCAAGATATCTTACCACTTCAG TACTATCTCTCTGGACTGGTTGGGCTTTTGGTTATCGAAATGGTCGCAAACTGGG CATACTATCGATACTTGAACGCTCATGGGAAGAGCACAGCATCTACCGTCTTTTTGATCGTTG TTGCAGTACTTGACGCGGCCAGGAATTCAATGTCTTTCTTTATGCTTCTTGTCGTTTCTCTGGGACTGAGCGTCGTCAGAGTATCTCTGGAACGTACAATGCTCAAGTGTCAGGCACTGGCTGGCGCCCATTTCATTTTCGGAA TCCTCTATGCAATCGGGATTGTTGAACTCGAATTAGAGTCTACGTCTGGTTTGGTCCTGCTCTTGTTCGTTATACCTCTAGCCTTCACTCTTAGCGGCTTCTTGATGTGGATTATGTACGCCCTCAATG CCACCATCACACAGTTGCGCACGAGGAAACAGAAATATAAGCTAGCGATGTtcgagaagctgaactatGTCCTTATGTTTTCCGTGTTTATTATCTTGATATTCTTCGTGGTTTCGTCATTCTCATTCTCGGGACGTCTCGCTGAAG ACTATGCTGCCAAGTCGTGGAAGATGCGCTGGTGGCTTCTGGACGGATGGCTATCTCTGCTCTATCTCGTCTCGTTCTCCATCATTGCATACCTCTGGCGGCCTTCCGAGAACAACAGAAG ATTAGCAATGTTCGATGAGATTGCGCAaaatgaagaagatgccGAGGATTATGATCTGGAGGCAATCGAACACCGGACTAGAGCTAGAGAAGATGATGAAACCATGCCAGTCGGTGGGCAAAGGGGCTCAGGTCCCGTTGCTGAAGACCACGTCGTGTTTGAGATAGGAGATGAAGACCCTGGAAGCGACGATGAACATACGCCAAGTTATCGGCGGCTAGAGAGATCATCCGGAGAACAGGACAACGGCGGAGAGGATGAACGTAAAAGATTGATGCATGGAAGAGACGATTGA
- the RPB2 gene encoding DNA-directed RNA polymerase II subunit RPB2, with protein sequence MSVENDLTQDPYAYDEPNFGYEDEEGEDHGEITQEDCWTVISSFFDQKGLVRQQLDSFDEFVQNTMQELVDENSDLILDQAEQYTGASNEATGSRRYEIKFGQIYLSRPTVTEADGLVVPVFPQEARLRNLTYSAPLYIEMKKRVLTGRDDGGETVWETENDSGAEGTKVWIGKVPIMLRSTFCILRGLQDHDLYDLNECPYDSGGYFIINGSEKVLIAQERMATNHVYVFAKAQPSPINFLAEIRSAVEKGGKTISQFQVKMFHRNQERSLGNVMKATIPYIKVDIPIWVVFRALGVISDRDILEHICYDMQDVQMLEMLKPCIDDGFVIQDREVALDFIGNRGTTTGLSRERRIRYAQEILQKEMLPHVSMAEGSESKKAYFFGYMIHRLLLAALERRELDDRDHFGKKRLDLAGPLLANLFRMLFRKLTKDVYRYMQKCVETHKEFNLALAVKHQTITNGLKYSLATGNWGDQKKSMSSKAGVSQVLNRYTYASTLSHLRRCNTPLGREGKIAKPRQLHNTHWGMVCPAETPEGQACGLVKNLALMSCISVGSYSAPVIEFLEEWGLESLEENAHSSTPCTKVFVNGVWMGVHRDPANLVKTIKKLRRKDDISPEVSVVRDIRERELRLYTDAGRVCRPLFIVENQQLLLQKKHVRWLTNGQNDEGSEYKWEHLVKGGIVELLDAEEEETVMISMTPEDLENSRLQQQGIDPHANDGDFDPAARLKAGINAHTWTHCEIHPSMILGICASIIPFPDHNQSPRNTYQSAMGKQAMGIFLTNFLIRMDTMANILYYPQKPLATTRSMEYLKFRELPAGQNAIVAILCYSGYNQEDSVIMNQSSIDRGLFRSIYYRSYMDLEKKSGVQQLEEFERPSRENTLRMKHGTYDKLEDDGLIAPGTGVRGEDIIIGKTAPIPPDSEELGQRTRTHTRRDVSTPLKSTESGIVDQVLITTNSEGQKFVKVRVRATRIPQIGDKFASRHGQKGTIGITYRQEDMPFTAEGITPDLIINPHAIPSRMTIGHLVECLLSKVATLIGNEGDATPFTDLTVESVSMFLRQKGYQSRGLEVMYHGHTGRKLQAQVYLGPTYYQRLKHMVDDKIHSRARGPVQILTRQPVEGRSRDGGLRFGEMERDCMISHGIAGFLKERLFEASDAYRLHVCDICGLTAIANLKKQNFECRACKNKTAVSQLYIPYAAKLLFQELQSMNIAARLYTVSSGRIRD encoded by the exons atgagCGTAG AAAATGACCTTACTCAAGACCCATACGCTTACGATGAACCCAATTTCGGttatgaggatgaggaaggcgAAGATCACGGGGAAATAACGCAGGAGGACTGTTGGACTGTCATCTCAAGTTTCTTTGACCAGAAGGGTCTTGTCCGTCAACAACTCGACTCTTTCGACGAGTTTGTTCAAAATACTATGCAAGAACTGGTGGATGAGAACTCCGATCTCATTCTGGACCAAGCAGAACAGTACACAGGTGCATCGAACGAAGCCACCGGCAGTCGCAGATACGAAATCAAATTTGGACAAATCTATCTCTCAAGACCTACTGTTACTGAAGCAGATGGGCTTGTCGTACCGGTCTTCCCGCAGGAGGCAAGGTTACGCAACCTGACCTATTCGGCGCCCCTGTACATAgaaatgaagaagagggtgcTGACTGGCCGAGATGACGGAGGGGAGACGGTGTGGGAGACAGAAAATGATAGTGGAGCAGAAGGGACGAAAGTATGGATAGGCAAG GTACCGATCATGCTGCGTTCCACTTTCTGCATCCTCCGAGGTCTTCAGGACCATGACCTTTATGACCTGAACGAGTGTCCATACGATTCTGGAGGATACTTCATCATCAACGGTTCCGAAAAAGTCCTCATTGCACAGGAGCGTATGGCTACAAATCATGTATACGTATTTGCCAAAGCACAACCCTCTCCCATCAACTTTCTAGCAGAAATTCGTAGCGCGGTTGAGAAGGGTGGAAAAACTATCAGTCAGTTTCAGGTCAAAATGTTCCACCGGAACCAAGAGCGTTCC CTTGGAAATGTCATGAAAGCCACAATACCTTATATCAAAGTCGATATTCCCATCTGGGTCGTGTTTCGTGCCCTCGGGGTCATCTCTGACAGGGATATTCTCGAGCACATATGCTATGATATGCAGGATGTCCAAATGCTGGAGATGTTGAAACCTTGCATAGATGACGGATTCGTCATTCAAGATCGTGAAGTCGCGTTGGATTTCATCGGTAATCGTGGTACCACGACCGGTCTTTCACGAGAAAGACGTATCCGTTACGCACAGGAGATCCTGCAAAAGGAGATGTTGCCGCACGTATCGATGGCAGAGGGTTCTGAATCCAAGAAGGCCTATTTCTTCGGATACATGATCCATCGATTACTTCTCGCAGCCTTGGAAAGACGTGAACTTGATGACCGTGACCATTTTGGTAAGAAGCGTTTGGACCTTGCAGGACCTCTATTGGCCAACCTGTTCCGGATGCTGTTCCGAAAGTTGACCAAGGACGTGTATCGTTACATGCAAAAG TGTGTGGAAACGCACAAGGAGTTCAACCTGGCGCTCGCCGTCAAACACCAGACTATCACGAACGGACTCAAGTATTCTCTTGCCACTGGCAATTGGGGTGACCAGAAGAAATCCATGTCTTCAAAGGCAGGAGTGTCACAAGTGCTCAATCGTTACACTTATGCGTCTACATTGTCCCATTTGCGTCGGTGTAATACTCCTCTTGGTCGTGAAGGAAAGATCGCCAAGCCACGTCAGCTACACAATACTCATTGGGGAATGGTCTGCCCTGCAGAGACACCCGAAGGGCAGGCCTGTGGGCTGGTCAAGAATCTCGCTCTTATGTCCTGCATCTCCGTTGGGTCTTACTCTGCACCCGTCATCGAGTTTTTGGAGGAGTGGGGGTTGGAATCGCTGGAAGAGAACGCACACTCGAGCACGCCGTGTACGAAGGTGTTCGTGAATGGTGTATGGATGGGTGTGCATCGTGATCCAGCGAACCTGGTCAAAACGATCAAGAAACTTCGGAGAAAGGATGATATCAGCCCTGAAGTTTCTGTAGTTCGAGACATCCGAGAAAGAGAACTGCGGCTGTATACTGATGCGGGTCGGGTTTGCCGACCTTTGTTCATCGTGGAAAACCAGCAACTCTTACTCCAGAAGAAACACGTCAGGTGGCTCACCAACGGTCAAAACGATGAAGGATCCGAGTATAAGTGGGAGCACCTTGTGAAAGGAGGTATTGTGGAGTTGCTGGAtgctgaggaagaagagactGTCATGATTTCGATGACACCCGAGGACCTCGAGAACTCGCGGCTTCAACAGCAGGGCATCGATCCTCACGCAAACGACGGTGACTTCGATCCTGCTGCTCGTTTGAAGGCAGGCATAAACGCTCATACTTGGACCCACTGCGAGATTCATCCTAGCATGATTCTTGGAATCTGTGCGAGTATAATTCCTTTCCCAGATCATAATCAG TCTCCTCGTAACACCTACCAGTCCGCGATGGGGAAACAAGCTATGGGAATTTTCCTTACGAACTTCCTCATCCGCATGGATACGATGGCAAATATCCTTTATTATCCTCAGAAGCCTCTTGCTACGACTCGTTCCATGGAGTATTTGAAATTCCGAGAACTACCCGCAGGGCAAAACGCCATCGTCGCCATTCTTTGTTATAGTGGATATAACCAGGAAGATTCGGTCATCATGAACCAAAGTTCTATCGACCGTGGACTTTTCCGAAGCATCTATTATCGAAGTTACATGGATCTTGAGAAAAAGAGCGGTGTTCAGCAGCTGGAAGAGTTCGAAAGACCTTCACGAGAGAACACGCTACGAATGAAGCACGGAACATATGATAAACTCGAAGATGATGGGCTGATCGCTCCTGGGACTGGCGTTCGTGGAGAAGATATTATTATTGGAAAGACAGCTCCGATTCCTCCCGACAGCGAAGAGTTGGGCCAGCGTACTCGTACGCACACGCGGAGAGACGTTTCGACACCACTCAAGAGCACAGAGAGTGGTATCGTTGACCAAGTGCTCATCACTACAAATTCCGAAGGACAGAAGTTCGTTAAAGTCCGTGTTAGGGCTACGCGTATTCCTCAGATCGGCGATAAGTTTGCTTCTCGACACGGACAGAAGGGTACAATCGGTATCACTTACAGACAGGAAGACATGCCTTTCACAGCAGAAGGTATCACCCCTGATCTAATTATCAATCCTCACGCCATTCCATCTCGTATGACTATTGGTCACTTGGTGGAGTGCCTGTTGTCGAAGGTAGCCACCTTGATCGGTAACGAAGGTGACGCGACGCCCTTCACTGATCTAACTGTAGAGTCGGTCTCTATGTTCCTGCGACAGAAGGGGTACCAATCTCGTGGTTTAGAGGTCATGTATCACGGACACACTGGTCGAAAGCTGCAAGCACAAGTCTATCTCGGCCCTACCTACTATCAGCGCTTGAAGCACATGGTGGATGACAAGATACACTCTCGAGCCAGAGGGCCTGTGCAAATCTTGACGCGACAGCCTGTAGAAGGTCGTAGTCGTGATGGCGGACTTCGTTTCGGGGAGATGGAGCGTGACTGCATGATTTCGCACGGTATCGCTGGCTTCCTCAAGGAACGATTATTTGAAGCTAGCGATGCCTACCGCTTACATGTTTGTGACAT ATGTGGGCTGACCGCGATCGCAAACTTA AAAAAACAAAATTTCGAGTGCCGTGCTTGCAAGAACAAGACAGCTGTTTCTCAGTTGTATATTCCATATGCTGCTAAACTGCTGTTCCAG GAGTTGCAAAGCATGAATATAGCTGCTCGGTTGTATACAGTTTCCTCTGGGCGGATACGAGATTGA
- the RPB7 gene encoding DNA-directed RNA polymerase II subunit (BUSCO:EOG09264RW6), giving the protein MFFIKELTHTILLHPSYFGPRMLNFLESKLYSDVEGTCSGQFGYIIAVVSILDIGKGMVLSGSGQAEFITRYRAIVFKPFKGEVVDGVVNNVTKMGFFADVGPLNVFVSHQLIHPDMKFDPNSNPPSFASEEQIIEKNTKVRLKIVGTRVDATEIFAIGTIKEDHLGVIE; this is encoded by the exons ATGTTCTTTATC AAAGAACTGACCCACACAATTCTCCTACATCCGTCTTATTTCGGCCCTCGAATGCTCAACTTCCTTGAATCAAAACTATACTCGGATGTCGAGGGAACATGTTCAGGTCAATTCGGATATATCATCGCAGTTGTCTCGATATTAGACATTGGGAAAGGGATGGTTCTAAGCGGGAGTGGTCAAGCCGAATTCATAACAAGGTATCGTGCTATTGTGTTCAAGCCATTTAAGGGAGAAGTCGTGGATGGTGTCGTGAATAATGTTACAAAA ATGGGCTTCTTTGCTGACGTCGGACCTTTAAATGTATTCGTATCGCATCAA CTGATACATCCTGATATGAAGTTCGACCCGAACTCGAATCCACCATCGTTTGCTTCTGAAGAGCAG ATTATAGAAAAGAACACGAAGGTAAGACTGAAGATTGTGGGCACGCGTGTGGACGCCACGGAGATC TTTGCTATCGGGACTATCAAGGAAGATCACCTGGGTGTTATTGAGTAA
- a CDS encoding uncharacterized protein (BUSCO:EOG092641K1): MHFVNQTFNYDHPWSHVVIGMWHKYPNPKCSHVISVDVVDRSVDPKTGLIRTERILGCKQKAPIWIVKLFGGSEDAFVREISFIDPKTQNATIISENLSLSQFATGLEQIQYSPVSSHQTMFRQTAEIQARMALWRSAADGLERWLAQRFEQNAQLGKTAFTDVLRQLWEERHMQGATAA; encoded by the exons ATGCACTTCGTCAATCAAACTTTCAATTACGA CCATCCATGGTCTCACGTCGTTATTGGAATGTGGCACAAGTACCCAAACCCCAAGTGCTCGCATGTTATCAGCGTCGATGTGGTAGACCGGTCAGTGGACCCTAAGACTGGACTCATTCGAACGGAGCGAATATTGGGCTGCAAGCAAAAGGCGCCCATATGGATAGTGAAG CTTTTCGGCGGCTCAGAAGATGCATTTGTTCGAGAAATCTCTTTCATAGACCCCAAAACGCAGAATGCGACTATCATCTCCGAAAACCTCTCGCTCTCTCAGTTCGCTACAGGTCTGGAACAGATACAGTACTCCCCCGTTTCCTCCCACCAAACGATGTTTAGACAGACGGCGGAAATACAAGCGCGGATGGCGTTGTGGCGGAGTGCGGCCGATGGTTTAGAACGATGGTTGGCTCAGAGGTTCGAGCAAAACGCACAACTAGGCAAAACGGCATTTACGGACGTCTTACGACAGCTATGGGAAGAACGACATATGCAAGGCGCAACAGCAGCATAG